TCCCTCGATATCCCCTCTGGCAAGCCTTTACAGAATCTCAAAATTGCTTGGATTGATGAATGGGCAGAAGTTCCCGTTGCTAGCGAAATTCGAGCCGCGATGGCTGCGATCGCACAAACTCTTTCTCAAGCTGGTGTGCAAATCGAACGCTGGCATCCCAAAGGTTTTGATCTTGCAAAAATACTGAATCTCTACGGACGGATGGCGGCTTACCTCAACATCTATGCTCAACCGATAGATAAATATAACTTGCGTCGCACTTTACAACAAATATTCCGCACTGCAACCCAAGGCGACAAATCACTAAGAAAATTGGGGGATTTTAGCCGCCTACTGCCTGAGTTGTTAAATCCCAGCCTAAAAGGATATTTTGAAACATTAACAGAACGCGATCGCTTTATCACCCAAATGGATGAAGCATTAGAACCGTGGGATGTCTGGCTGACTCCAGTTGCTGCAACTTCTGCCTTTACCCATCGTCCCGCTTGGAGTGCTGTTGAGATTGATGGTAAAGCCTATCCCCATGCGGTAGCAAACGGGGCTTACACCATGCCCTTTAATCTGAGTGGACATCCTGCTGTAGTAATTCCGATTGAACAAACTAAAAACGGTTTACCAATTGGAATGCAAATTGTCGGTAAGCGCTGGCGAGAAATGGAATTATTAGCGATCGCCCAGGAAATTAACCAAGTGGTTGGTGATTTCCACCGCCCAGCTGGTTATTGAACAGTATCTTTCAACTTTTCAACTGTTCTTTGTAATGTCTCAACAATTCCGTGCATCTCGATAGGATCGAGCATTCGCAACAAGTTACTTTGAGTAACTAATCCTAGTCCTCTACCACTATCCCAAGATACAACTAATCTTCGCACTCGTCGCCTTTGCATTTCTAGATGAGCAGTCCATAAAGAATCTTCTGGATTGAGTAAAAATAGTGGTGTACTCATCACAGTCTCCGCCCGCACTTGTGCTAAATTGAGTTGCATTGCCTGAAATTGAATAATATCTCGCTCAGTGACAATTCCTATGGGTTTGTGAATAAAGCATCCTAAATTTAATTGGGGTTCTTCCTCGCTGATTACTACACAACTAACTCGATACTCTGCCATGACTTGAGCTAAACTTAACACCGAAGCTGTCTTAGGAGTACGGATAACTTGAGTAGTCATCACATCTGCCACACGTATAACTTTAAGCAGATGAGCTGGTGTTAAGATACTACGAATACTCTCAGGTGAGACTACGCCAATGATTTCTCCATTAGCACCTAAAATTGGTAAGTGACGAATTCGATATCGCCGAAACAGAAATAGCGCTCCAAAAATATCAGAAAACTCAGCCTGTGATAGAGTAATCACTGGCTTCGTCATGACTTCAGCAATTGTTACCTCTTGAAAGTTAACACCACCAGCTGTTAGTCGAACAATGTCCCTCTCTGTCAATATTCCTACTAATTCTTTTGCCTGCACCACTAAAACACAGCTGGAGTATCTTTGATTTTTGCTGAAGTAGACTGATGATGAGTCTACAGAAGATTTACTGTGAGATGTCGATTGGTTCATTAAAACAATGACATCTACCAGTAAAGTTTCAGGTGCGACAATCAGGGGATTTTGGTCAATTGCCGCCTCAGTTGCTGGTTCACTAAGCAGGAGGTCATTAAATTGCATGTTTATTCAAGCTAGGGAACACTATCTCAAATTTACTAAATATTTGAGAAAGCCCTTTAATGTTTTACATGGTGTTTTGTATCAATTATGTTACATTTTGTTTCAGTGAAGTAAGGCAAAAGACAGGAGACAGAAGGCAGAAGAATAATATAATTCAACATTTGATACTTCATCCTTCATCCTACTCTACGAGAAGCCTATGAGTGCGTCTACATCCTTCATCCTTTAGCCTTCATTTTATGCCTACTACTGATTGGACTCGTCATCACGTTCTGTCTTTAGCTGATTTCACCTCAGCTGAATACGACACTGTACTGCAAACCGCCGCTAGTTTTCAGGAGGTACTATCAAGGCGAACCAAGAAAGTGCCTACTTTGCAGGGACAGGTGGTAGCAAATTTATTTTTTGAGCCTTCAACTCGCACCCGTAGCAGTTTTGAACTTGCTGCTAAACGTCTTTCGGCAGATACGCTTAACTTTGCCTCAGCATCTTCTTCCATGACTAAAGGAGAGACTATCCTAGATACAGCCAAGACTTATTTGGCGATGGGAACTGATATTATGGTGATTCGCCATAAAGAGGCAGGAGTACCAAATGCGATCGCCCAGGAAATGGATCGTTTAGGTGTACGAGTTAGCGTCCTCAACGCTGGTGATGGTCAACACGAACATCCCTCCCAAGGTCTTTTAGATTTATTTACAATCTGTACTCTGCTTGATCCAGACTACCCCCGTCTCGAACTTCTCAAGGATAAAAAGATTGCTATTGTTGGGGATATTCTTCATTCCCGTGTAGCGCGATCGAATATCTGGAGTATCACCGCTAGTGGCGCACAATTGCATTTGGCAGCACCACCGACTTTATTACCAAAATTCTTTGCAGATTTCGGCAAAGACAGACCAGGTAAGCTTTTTGTACACTGGCAATTAGAACCAGCTCTCAAAGATGCTGATTTTGTGATGACACTGCGGTTGCAAAAGGAACGCATGACTGCACATTTATTGCCTTCTTTGCGGGAATATCATCAAATGTTTGGGATCACACGCTCAAAACTACAGTTGTGCAAACCCAATGTCAAAGTTTTGCACCCAGGGCCAGTAAACCGTGGTGTCGAAATTAGCTCCGACTTAATGGATGATCCGGAATTTAGTCTGATTCAGACTCAAGTTACAAGCGGCGTTGCCGTGCGTATGGCTTTGTTATATTTGATTGGCACTACTAGGGCTTGACCAATCATTATGAACACAGTACAAGCCTACAGATGTATTTTTAGGGTTAATCCAAAATCCAAAATCCAAAATCAGATGACGGAGGTTTTACGCTTTATGACTCGCAAAGTAGTACCCATAACACCTACTGTTAATAAACCCAGTATGGGAGTGGCTTCGGGAATAGAGGTTGGAGGGTCAGACTCTGGATCAGCGCGGAAAATGCCGCCAGTGCCATCAGCAAGTATTGCATAGAAAACTATCTGATTGCTGTTATTTAATCCCTTATTAGAAAAATAAATATTTGTTACTGTCGAGCCTAACAAAATATCACCTGCGGCAATTACCTTATCATTCGCCGGATCTGATCCAGTAAAAATACCCAAGCCACCGTCTTTAAGTACACCTTTGAATGCTACGGTTCCGACATCGTTGATTGCAGGATTCTCGAAAAAGCTAAAAGCATTGCTGTTGTCAGCGATAGTGGTTATTGTTCCATTATTAACTGTAAATATACCTTCACCGCCTTCCTTGAAGACTCCCTTAAATGCCACAGTTCCTGGATTGTTGATAGCGGGAGGAAAAACAAAACTAAACTTACCAGTGGTATCAGCAATAGGGATGGTTACTCCATCTGAAGTAATTGTGAAAATGCCACGTTCTCCTGTATCTAACCTAGCTGAAAAGGCAATGGTATTTGCGTCATTAATCGCATACCCATCAAAGTCACTGAAAGAATCATTGGTATCGACAACAGAAGTTGTTGAGCCATCAATACTGAGGAAGATGGCAGAACCATTTTCTACCTGAGACGAATATGCAACAGCAGATTTGTTATTGATTACAGGAAGACCAAACACACTTCGAGGCAGACTGCTCTCGGCTATGGTGGTTGTTACTCCATTGCTAACAGTAAAAATGCCACTACCTATAGTATCAAGGTTCGCATAAAAAGCTACAGTACCTAGATCGTTAATTACAGGTTTATCCTCAAACAAGCTAAACGACCCATTAGTGTCGGTGATGGTGGAGGTTGTCTCACCATTACTAATAAAGATGCCACTGCCCACCGCATCTGATTTTGCAGAGAAAACCACAGTGCCATCATTATTGATCGTAGGGTTGAATCCAAATGTAGTAAATGCATCGTTGGTGTCAGCAATTTTAGTGAAAGTGAAGGCACAAGCTTCACCTATAGCTAGCAAGCTCATAGAAACACTAATTGCCGTTGCCGCTAAAAATTGTTTGATTGCAGCCATCGTTTATGTTGTTTTCAATATACTTAGTAAAATTATTGCTAGCTCTCATATTAATGATACTGGTATAAAATATCAGGAAATTACAAATTAATTAATAATCCAACCGCTTTCTTCCGTGTTATTACTTCCCAAACGGGGTAACAGCCAAAACTGCTTCACCAACCCTATAACCATTAATACCTAAATGCTGTAGGGGATGAAAAATGAACCGTCCTCCAGGTTCGCCATCTGTGAAAGTCGGTAATCGGTAATCGGAAAAACCAATTACCAATTACCCATTACCAGCCTCAGCGACAATACACAGCAAATTTCATCTGAGTGAGGTAGAGAAGAATGCCACCCGCACTACGCGTACCCTAAGCGCAAGCTTACGGTATATACATAAGTCTGAAATAGCTGAATGAATCCGAGTTTTACCCCACCCTAACCCTCCCCTTATAAAGGGGAGGGGACTAGATTTGTTGTTCCCCCCGGTCTTCGGGGGATTATGGGGATAAATCCAACTTTTGTGTACACGCAGTCCCGCAAGCGCTTAGGGTTAGGGAGGGGTGTACTCAATCTATATGCAAAGCACTGTAAGTATTCCAGCGATTTAAAAATAGGGATATAAACTTATAAAGTCAGTAGTTGGATCGATTGTAGAACCTCTATCTAAGATTCTGTCATTAGATAAGTCAACATCAAGAAATTTGTTGACCTTTTCGCCTCCTAAACTATGAGCAATTTTATTAAAAGCAACTACAGCAGGTGATTTGTTTTTTCCTAATACTAAAGGATCACCATGATTGGTAGAAACGATCACACGTTCATCTTCACAAATCGATCCGATGAGTGGAATTGCCAGAAGTTCTTGGACATCTTCTGGTGACATCATATCTAAATCACGCACCATCCCGGGTCTAACACGGTTAATAATTAACTGAATGGGCTTAATCTTTTGTGCTTCTAGTAAGGTAATTACACGGTTAGCATCACGTACTGAGGAAATTTCTGGTGTAGTCACAACTAACGCTTCTGTAGCAGCTGCGATCGCATTTTGAAACCCTGTATCAATACCTGCTGGACTATCTATGAGTACATATTGATACTTCTGTGCCAAGTCGTTCAATAATGATTTGATTTGTTCTGGAGTGACTGATTCTTTGCTGCGTTTTTTGCCTGCTGGTAAAAGTGCTAAACCTGGCTGGCGTTTATCTTTGATCAAAGCTTGTTCTAAGCGACACTCCCGGGTCAGAACATCAAATAATGAGTATATTACTCGTTTTTCTAGCCCCAGCAGCAAATCCAAATTTCTCAATTCAAAATCAGCATCAACTAATGCTACCTGATAACCCATCTTGGCTAAAGCTATGCCCAAGTTGGCTGTAATGGTGGTTTTACCCACACCGCCTTTGCCGGAAGTAATGACAATAATCCGAGTCATGATAGAAAAGCTCTATTTAGGACATAGGGCTAGCACCCCGTTAATCATCTCTACCAAAAACTTAAACATTAACCGGAGCAAAATTATCACTTGTAAAAGTTTGTAAGGAAGAATTACTGACGTGTAATTACTTATAAGATTGTGTTAAACAAAGAAAATTTTTGTATTAAATTTATTTTTCTGTAATTTTGACAACATTTGAACTTTATCAATGGTTAAAAGCGAGATTTAGTACTAAGGGTATCTTACACACCTACTTGCTGGATGCGATCGCATCCAGCAAGTATTTCACTTGTAATACTAAGTGTCACCTTCACACAAAGCCGCCATTTTTGACATTCATCCAGTATTTAAATTTAGTAAGTTGACACAGTTATTACTTTTATACTACAATGTAATACACAGAGGATACAGAGCAGCGATCGCAAAGTAAAACAACTTGACTTAGATGCGAGTCTCAATTACACAAATGAACGTATTGGTAAGAAATTGCTGATGATTGTGCGAGAAGCAACCCATAGTGACGTAGCTGCAATTGCACGAGTTCATGTAGATACTTGGCGAACCACTTATCAAGGGATTGTTCCGCATGAGTTTCTCACAAATCTATCCTACGAGAAGCGGGAAAATGGTTGGCATCAAGTCTTGAACAACGCTCCAAAAGATGGCAACTTTACTTACGTTGCAGAGGATGAATCAGGTCAAATCGTTGGTTTTGCAAATGGTGGAGTAGAACGCGCAGGCGATCCAGTTTATCAGGGTGAGTTGAGGGCAATTTATATTCTCAAGAGCCATCAAAAAAAAGGGATTGGGCGTGAACTAGTTTGGACAGTAACACAAAGGTTAGGTCAGATGAAGATTGATTCCATGCTGGTGTGGATATTAGCAGACAATCCTGCGTGTCAGTTTTATCAAACGCTTGGAGGACAAAGAGTACATGAAAAAGAGATTGAAAGGGGAGGAACTAAGCTGATCGAGATTGCCTATGGCTGGATTGATATATCAAATCTGCAACGTAGTAGCACAACTTAACAACTCTCGCCTGACTACCAATCCAACTTTATTTTTAGTAACTAGGAAAAATTATCTCAAATTCACCGCTTGCGTGTCCTGACAGTTCAGAGCTTACATACATAGTACGAGAGGAAATGTACCGTTACTCAAAAGCGGCGGGTGCGTAGACGCAGGAAATTACTGAGAATCTGGGAGGTTGGCTTAAAAGTAGCTATCCTTAAAAGAGTGTGTCATAACTCACCAGTGGAGTTTTTTCTATGCGATAGACGCTTGCGCTGACGACTTACACGCAAGTGTTTTATTTTACTTAAAAAGTATAATTTATATGTCTACATTTTTAAGGATCACTCCATTAAATTAGTAAATAACTGATAACTGATAAAATATGGAATTTGATTATTTCAGACACAATGAAGGTTCTCCTGTTAATAACAACCGTCAAAGTTTATTGGCTAGTGGTTGGCGGCCTTTCCATCGGGAATTCGATTGGGGATTTTTAGGTCAACTGATGTTGCATGATACACAGGAGTTAACTCAAAAAAGTCTGAATTTAGCAAGTAGCATTGCGGAAACTTTGGGACGTAATAACTATGCTTGGTGGGCAAATTTATTAAATATTGTTTCAGAAAATACGCGCTACGAAGTTGAGAAATTTTGGAATTATATCACACCAGATCCACTGACACCTGATTATCGTTATAAGGATGTTTTAAATACAGATACACCCATTACGCAATTTGTTAGTCGTAACAGTATTCCTATCGATTATGTCCTTAATCGACTACAAGAAATTACTGTGATGCGGGTTTTAAAAATATTAGGACGCCCTGATGTAATCACTCAATATTATTTAGAAAGGAATTTTTATTTCCCCGTTGAAAAATTTGTAAATTGGGAACGGCTAGATGTAATCAATACTGTTTATGCATATTGGTCAAAAGATGATTTATGGTTACAAATTGATCCCTATGATCGGGGACGACGGCATTATAGTTTAATGGCAAAAAACTTATCTCCATTAATTAACAAAGCGACTTATGATTTAGCAATCATGTTAAGTGGATATCAAAGCCGTGTAGGTAAGGTGCAGAGTCAATTTATGATTCGCAGTTTTCCAGAAGATATTCAACACTTTACCGATATAGTTCAACAGGCAATTCTAAATCAAAATCAATTAGCAGTTTTAGTACATGGTAAACCAGGAACAGGTAAAACTGCGTGGACACAAGCAGTAGCAAAAGAAATTTTGGTATCGCTTGGGTTTGTGATTTTTATTTTGGATCATGATGCGATCACTAACTTTGTACCACCTAATTATTTAGAGCGAATCTGTATTATTATTAATGAGGCAGACAATTTAGCTCAAGACCGTGCTAGCGAAGTCGCACAGCATAGCAATAAGACTGAACATATTTTAAGCTTGCTAGATGGCACTTTGTACCAAAGTGTTGTTGAGGATTCTGGTATGCAAATGCAACAAAGGTTGGTAGTACTGATGACTTGCAACACCACAGAAAGACTAGACCCCGCTATGTTGCGTAAAGGTAGGGTAGATTTGATGTATGAATTTACTCATTTATTTATTTAAATTGGAGAATGCGTAAAATCAAATCTTGTGGTGTACTTGTAATGCGATCGCAACCACAAATGAGTTTTTTACTCCTGTTAAAACCTAACCGTTATGACTTACCAAAAGGTCATATAGAAACAGGTGAAGATGAAATCAGTTGTGCTTTACGCGAATTATTTGAAGAAACTGGAATTGGAATTAATGATATTGATTTAGATCATAAATTCCAGTTTAATGTCACTTATCTAGTCAAATTGAAGCGGACTCAAAACAAAAAAGCAGAGAAAAAAGTTGTCATATTTTTAGCATGGTTAAAGAATGAAGTTTTGATTAAAACCAGTGAACATAGTGGCTATATGTGGGTAGAATGGAAACCGCCACATACGATTCAGCGAAAAACGATTGATCCTTTGTTGCAGGAGTTAGAAAAATATCTGTTGAAGCTGTGAAATTTTCGGGAATTGAATTTTAAAAAGTTGTAGTAGTTATTCAGAAAAATCCTTTTTGAACATTAATAAAATAATTTATTGACTTACAGAATATTATAAAAAAATGAACTGCAAAGGACGCATTAGACGTGCAAGCGGCTACTTTCAGAGGCACTTAGGCTGCGTAATAACGCGATCACTGATTATGTCAGTCAGGAATTGGCAGTGCTATATCTCAATAAGGCAATGTTAGAAGGTAGTGACCTAGCTTTGATAGTGTTGTTTCACAAGTTACTGCTTTGCGAGAACAAATGGAAAGTGCAAAATTAGGAGAGTCTCATGAAACTCCAACGGTTTGAAAATGCAAAACAATTTTATGAGAGGGTGAAAGACTATTTACTCAATCACGAAGCAATGCATAACTTGCTGCTAGGAATAGCTAATACCTTGATTCATCATCCACAACGATATCAATCCCAACCCTACTTAGCAATAGTAGAAATAGACAGAGATATCGTTGCAGTGGCGATGAGAACACCACCATATGATTTGGTGTTATCGCAAAGCAAAAATTTAGATGCAATCAAAGCGATCGCTCAAGACTTATATTTAGTTTCAGGATCAATATCAGCAGTTAATGCCCCCACCCTTGAGTCCGAAGCTTTTACACAAGCATGGTGTTCCCTTACAGGTCAATCCTATCAATTGAAAATGACCATGCGTGCTTTTCAATTAGAACAAGTCCACCATATTTCTCAAGCGCCAGGATATTTGCGATTAGCAACTGATAGTGATCAAAAACTTTTGAAACACTGGTTTGAAGCTTTTTGTCTAGAAGCCGTTGGCAAAGTTGAATCTGATCCCCAAGCTTGGATTAATCATCATTTGCAACAGCAAGCAGTTTACCTTTGGCAAGATGAGGTAACAGTTTCAATGGTTAGTCGTGGTCAACTCACACCTCATGGTGTGCGGATCAATTTGGTGTATACACCACCAGAATATCGTGGCAAAGGCTATGCTAGTGCTTGCTTGGCAGGGTTAAGTCAAAAATTACTTGATCAAGGACATAAATACTGTTTTTTGTTTACCGATTTAGCAAATCCAACCACTAATCATATCTATCAATTAATAGGTTATCGACCTGTAGGTGATTGGCATAATTATTGTTTCATATCGTAGGAAATTGGGGGTTTAGATGAAACTCCAACAATTTGAAGATGCAAAACAATTTTATGAGAGGGTGAAAGATTATTTGCTGATTCACGAAGCAATGCATAACGTGCAACTTGCACTTTGTCACGCCTTGATTCACAATCCGGAACGCTTCGAGGAAAAACCCTATTTAGCAATTGTGGAGGCGGACGGAGATATTATTGCAGTAGTAATGAAGACAAAGTCTCGGAACTTACTGTTGTCAATGATACACGATTTTGTGGCCATAGAGGCGATCGCTCAAAATTTACTATCTACCCAAAATTTACTACCAGGAGTCAACGGCCCGACGGCTGAGGCAAAAGCCTTTGCAGAGAATTGGCATTCCCTAACAGGTCAATCATACCAATTAAAAATGGCCCTGCGTGCTTTTCAACTAGAACAAGTTCAGATTATCTCTAAAGCAAATGGTTACTTACGTCAGGCAACACAAAGCGATCGCGAAATCCTCATCCGTTGGTTTGCAGCCTTTGTACTAGAAGCTTTGCACACTCCTCCCACAAATACCGAACGTGCTGTTGACAACCATTTGCAGCGCGGTACTGCTTACATTTGGGAAGATATAATCCCCGTCTCTATGGCTTGTCATACTGGTGTCACACCCAACGGTGCAGGAGTTAGTATGGTGTACACACCACCAGAATATCGCCAAAAGGGCTACGCTAGTGCTTGCGTGGCAGCTTTGAGTCAAATCTTACTTCAGCAGGGGTATAAATACTGTTTTTTGTTCACAGATTTGGCAAACCCAACTAGCAACCACATTTACCAAGCAATTGGTTACCGGGTTGTAGGTGATTTGTATGATTATTGTTTCCTGTCTGATTGAATTAGGATTTACAGTCAATTGAGGCTAGCGTTGAGTGAATTGTTTTAGAAAAAACGAACACAGATGCACACAGATGCACACGGATGATTTATCGGTGTGCATCGGTGGTCGATTTTCAAAACCTAATTTTTGCCATAGCTTTGATTTCTAACAGGTCTACTCATATAGGCGTCATGTCACAGTTTCATTCTGTTACGTTTACCGATATTGAAACGGCTGTGAAGCATCTTGCTGGTATTGCTCATCGTACCCCAGTTATAACTTCAACAACTGTAAATCAACGCACGAATAGTCAAGTTTTTTTCAAATGCGAAAACTTTCAACGCACAGGTTCTTTTAAATTTCGGCGTTGCTGAATAAAGGTATGTTTTAGGCAGGTAAGGGAACAGAACGATATTTGAGGTAGTGCAATAACAATCGAACAGAGTATCTCAGCATTTCCTCGGTTTTGGAATAACATAAAGTTTTACGATGAAGACGAGCCAAATAATGTCTAAGCCTTGTGTTTTCATTTTCGACTCGTGTCATGTAGGTCTTACTCACAATTTGGTCACCATCAGGAACAAAACAAGGGTAAACAGGGTATCCATCTGTGACGTAAAAATAACTCTGCCAACACTGGACAATGTTCCATAACTGTTGGAAAGTAGTCGAACTACGATCACCTAAAACCCAAGCAAGAATACCTTGAGTAAAGTGATTTACCGCCGTCCACAACCAGATTTTATTTTTTTTGAACCAATAAATGTTTCTAATTCATCTAGTTCTCCCACCTGCGGAATTTCCTTTGAATTTGGTGTATCCGCCAATTGTGTACCCACTCGTTTAACCCAATGAATAATGGTAGTATGATGAACGTTTTTCACCCTTTCAATTCCACGAAATCCCATACCATTGACGTACATTTTTAGGCATTCTTGTTTGATTTCATCCGAGTAGCCCCTGGGTGGTTTATAGACATCAATGAATTGACGACCACAATCACAGCAAATGTGATTCTGTTTACCTCTTTTCTTTCCATT
Above is a genomic segment from Fischerella sp. JS2 containing:
- a CDS encoding CBS domain-containing protein codes for the protein MQFNDLLLSEPATEAAIDQNPLIVAPETLLVDVIVLMNQSTSHSKSSVDSSSVYFSKNQRYSSCVLVVQAKELVGILTERDIVRLTAGGVNFQEVTIAEVMTKPVITLSQAEFSDIFGALFLFRRYRIRHLPILGANGEIIGVVSPESIRSILTPAHLLKVIRVADVMTTQVIRTPKTASVLSLAQVMAEYRVSCVVISEEEPQLNLGCFIHKPIGIVTERDIIQFQAMQLNLAQVRAETVMSTPLFLLNPEDSLWTAHLEMQRRRVRRLVVSWDSGRGLGLVTQSNLLRMLDPIEMHGIVETLQRTVEKLKDTVQ
- a CDS encoding aspartate carbamoyltransferase catalytic subunit, whose protein sequence is MPTTDWTRHHVLSLADFTSAEYDTVLQTAASFQEVLSRRTKKVPTLQGQVVANLFFEPSTRTRSSFELAAKRLSADTLNFASASSSMTKGETILDTAKTYLAMGTDIMVIRHKEAGVPNAIAQEMDRLGVRVSVLNAGDGQHEHPSQGLLDLFTICTLLDPDYPRLELLKDKKIAIVGDILHSRVARSNIWSITASGAQLHLAAPPTLLPKFFADFGKDRPGKLFVHWQLEPALKDADFVMTLRLQKERMTAHLLPSLREYHQMFGITRSKLQLCKPNVKVLHPGPVNRGVEISSDLMDDPEFSLIQTQVTSGVAVRMALLYLIGTTRA
- a CDS encoding DUF7453 family protein gives rise to the protein MAAIKQFLAATAISVSMSLLAIGEACAFTFTKIADTNDAFTTFGFNPTINNDGTVVFSAKSDAVGSGIFISNGETTSTITDTNGSFSLFEDKPVINDLGTVAFYANLDTIGSGIFTVSNGVTTTIAESSLPRSVFGLPVINNKSAVAYSSQVENGSAIFLSIDGSTTSVVDTNDSFSDFDGYAINDANTIAFSARLDTGERGIFTITSDGVTIPIADTTGKFSFVFPPAINNPGTVAFKGVFKEGGEGIFTVNNGTITTIADNSNAFSFFENPAINDVGTVAFKGVLKDGGLGIFTGSDPANDKVIAAGDILLGSTVTNIYFSNKGLNNSNQIVFYAILADGTGGIFRADPESDPPTSIPEATPILGLLTVGVMGTTLRVIKRKTSVI
- the minD gene encoding septum site-determining protein MinD is translated as MTRIIVITSGKGGVGKTTITANLGIALAKMGYQVALVDADFELRNLDLLLGLEKRVIYSLFDVLTRECRLEQALIKDKRQPGLALLPAGKKRSKESVTPEQIKSLLNDLAQKYQYVLIDSPAGIDTGFQNAIAAATEALVVTTPEISSVRDANRVITLLEAQKIKPIQLIINRVRPGMVRDLDMMSPEDVQELLAIPLIGSICEDERVIVSTNHGDPLVLGKNKSPAVVAFNKIAHSLGGEKVNKFLDVDLSNDRILDRGSTIDPTTDFISLYPYF
- a CDS encoding GNAT family N-acetyltransferase — protein: MIVREATHSDVAAIARVHVDTWRTTYQGIVPHEFLTNLSYEKRENGWHQVLNNAPKDGNFTYVAEDESGQIVGFANGGVERAGDPVYQGELRAIYILKSHQKKGIGRELVWTVTQRLGQMKIDSMLVWILADNPACQFYQTLGGQRVHEKEIERGGTKLIEIAYGWIDISNLQRSSTT
- a CDS encoding AAA family ATPase, which produces MEFDYFRHNEGSPVNNNRQSLLASGWRPFHREFDWGFLGQLMLHDTQELTQKSLNLASSIAETLGRNNYAWWANLLNIVSENTRYEVEKFWNYITPDPLTPDYRYKDVLNTDTPITQFVSRNSIPIDYVLNRLQEITVMRVLKILGRPDVITQYYLERNFYFPVEKFVNWERLDVINTVYAYWSKDDLWLQIDPYDRGRRHYSLMAKNLSPLINKATYDLAIMLSGYQSRVGKVQSQFMIRSFPEDIQHFTDIVQQAILNQNQLAVLVHGKPGTGKTAWTQAVAKEILVSLGFVIFILDHDAITNFVPPNYLERICIIINEADNLAQDRASEVAQHSNKTEHILSLLDGTLYQSVVEDSGMQMQQRLVVLMTCNTTERLDPAMLRKGRVDLMYEFTHLFI
- a CDS encoding bis(5'-nucleosyl)-tetraphosphatase, which produces MRKIKSCGVLVMRSQPQMSFLLLLKPNRYDLPKGHIETGEDEISCALRELFEETGIGINDIDLDHKFQFNVTYLVKLKRTQNKKAEKKVVIFLAWLKNEVLIKTSEHSGYMWVEWKPPHTIQRKTIDPLLQELEKYLLKL
- a CDS encoding GNAT family N-acetyltransferase; this translates as MKLQRFENAKQFYERVKDYLLNHEAMHNLLLGIANTLIHHPQRYQSQPYLAIVEIDRDIVAVAMRTPPYDLVLSQSKNLDAIKAIAQDLYLVSGSISAVNAPTLESEAFTQAWCSLTGQSYQLKMTMRAFQLEQVHHISQAPGYLRLATDSDQKLLKHWFEAFCLEAVGKVESDPQAWINHHLQQQAVYLWQDEVTVSMVSRGQLTPHGVRINLVYTPPEYRGKGYASACLAGLSQKLLDQGHKYCFLFTDLANPTTNHIYQLIGYRPVGDWHNYCFIS
- a CDS encoding GNAT family N-acetyltransferase, giving the protein MKLQQFEDAKQFYERVKDYLLIHEAMHNVQLALCHALIHNPERFEEKPYLAIVEADGDIIAVVMKTKSRNLLLSMIHDFVAIEAIAQNLLSTQNLLPGVNGPTAEAKAFAENWHSLTGQSYQLKMALRAFQLEQVQIISKANGYLRQATQSDREILIRWFAAFVLEALHTPPTNTERAVDNHLQRGTAYIWEDIIPVSMACHTGVTPNGAGVSMVYTPPEYRQKGYASACVAALSQILLQQGYKYCFLFTDLANPTSNHIYQAIGYRVVGDLYDYCFLSD
- a CDS encoding IS1 family transposase (programmed frameshift) — translated: MECPRCGSCHNRKNGKKRGKQNHICCDCGRQFIDVYKPPRGYSDEIKQECLKMYVNGMGFRGIERVKNVHHTTIIHWVKRVGTQLADTPNSKEIPQVGELDELETFIGFKKNKIWLWTAVNHFTQGILAWVLGDRSSTTFQQLWNIVQCWQSYFYVTDGYPVYPCFVPDGDQIVSKTYMTRVENENTRLRHYLARLHRKTLCYSKTEEMLRYSVRLLLHYLKYRSVPLPA